The Vibrio echinoideorum genome includes a region encoding these proteins:
- a CDS encoding amino acid ABC transporter substrate-binding protein: MNNWIKAAIAAIALSAATVQAATEVKVGMSGRYFPFTFVKQDQLQGFEVDLWDEIGKRNDYNVEYVTANFSGLFGLLETGRIDTISNQITITDARKAKYLFADPYVVDGAQITVRKGNDSIQGIEDLDGKTVAVNLGSNFEQLLRSYDKDGKINVKTYDTGIEHDVALGRADAFVMDRLSALELIKKTGLPLQLAGQPFETIENAWPFVNNDNGKKLQAEVNQALAAMREDGTLESISQKWFGADITKK, encoded by the coding sequence ATGAATAACTGGATTAAGGCTGCAATTGCGGCTATCGCACTCTCTGCCGCTACTGTTCAAGCTGCTACTGAAGTTAAAGTCGGCATGTCTGGTCGCTACTTCCCATTCACCTTCGTGAAACAGGACCAGCTACAAGGTTTTGAAGTGGATTTATGGGATGAGATCGGTAAACGTAATGACTATAACGTTGAATACGTGACAGCAAACTTCTCTGGTCTATTTGGTCTTCTTGAAACAGGTCGAATTGATACAATTTCAAACCAAATTACAATAACGGATGCACGTAAAGCGAAATACCTATTCGCAGACCCATACGTAGTAGACGGCGCACAGATTACGGTTCGCAAAGGCAATGACAGCATTCAGGGCATCGAAGACCTTGATGGCAAGACGGTTGCCGTAAACCTGGGTTCAAACTTTGAACAACTGTTACGCAGCTACGATAAAGATGGCAAAATCAATGTAAAGACCTATGACACAGGTATTGAACATGATGTGGCATTAGGTCGTGCGGATGCATTCGTCATGGATCGACTATCAGCACTAGAGCTAATCAAAAAGACTGGTCTACCATTACAGCTAGCAGGACAGCCATTCGAAACGATTGAAAATGCATGGCCTTTCGTTAATAACGATAACGGCAAAAAACTGCAAGCTGAAGTAAACCAAGCATTAGCAGCAATGCGCGAAGATGGTACGCTAGAAAGCATCTCTCAAAAATGGTTCGGTGCGGACATTACTAAAAAGTAA